TTCACCGTCTGGTACCACTTCGGGCTCCAGCACGCGCCGGCCGAGCGCATGGCCCAGGCGCACGTCGACTTCTTCGATGCCTACGATCTCGACTGGCTCAAGCTGATGAACGACTATTCCTACCCCATGCCGGAAGGGGTGGAGACCCTCGATCACGCGCGCGACCTCGAGCGGCTGGCTCCGCTCGACCTCGAGAAGACCCCGATGGCCGCCCAGCTGAAAGTCGTCGAGCAGGTGGCGCGGGCCCTCTCCGGCCGGGCCCTCGTGGTCGACACGCTCTTCAACGCGTGGAACACGCTGCGGCGCAACGTGGTGAAGGGCGCGATCGACGAGATGATGCGCGAGCACGAGGTCGGGCTGACGCGTGCGCTCCGCGTCGTCAACGACAACCTGATCGCCTACGCGCGCGCCGCGCTGGCGCGAGGCGCCGCCGGCATCTTCCTCTCCGTGCCCGCGTCCACCGAGTTCGTGAGCCGCGAGCAGTACGAGCGCTACATGCGCCCCTTCGACCTCGAGCTCCTGGAAGCGATCCGCGGGCGGGGCAGCCTCCACGTGCTCCACGCCCACGGCAACCACGTGTTCTTCGACCGGATGCTCGACTATCCGGTGCAGGCGATCTCGTGGGCGGACCAGGACGCGGGGCCCACGCTCGCGGAGGCGCGCCGCCGTACCGATCTGCCGCTGATGGGCGGCATCAGCCACGGCCGCTTCGCCTACGAGTCGGCTGGCCATATCCGCGGGCAGATCAAGCGGTCCATCGAGGACGCCGGCCGCGAGAAGCTCCTCCTCGCCCCGGGCTGCGCGCTCCCGAGCTACGCCTTCCCCGAGCTGATCCGCGCCGCGCACGCCGCCGCCGCGCGGTGAATGTCTACCTCTCCGGCCTGATCGGCTCCGGCAAGACCACGCTGGGCGAGGGGCTCGCCGCGCGCCTCCGCCGGCCGTTCTTCGATCTCGACCGCGAGATGAACGCCGCGCTAGGCCGGAGCTTCCACGACCTCGTACGCGAGCAGGGCTGGCTCGCCTTCCGGGAGCTCGAGTACGGTATCGTGAGGCGGTTCGCCGCCATGGATGGCGCGGTGTGCGCGCTGGGCGGCGGCACCGTGCGTTACGCGTGGAATCGCGACGCGCTCCGCGGCACCGGCGTGCTCGTGTTCCTCGAGGCCGGCCTCGCCACGCTCGCCGCGCGGGTCCGCGCCGCCGATCGGCCCCGGGTGAACCCTGGCGTGTCCCTGGAGGAAGACCTGGCCACGATCTGGGCGGCGGCGGAGCCGCTCTACCGCGCCGCCGATCTCACGTATCGCACCGATCTCGGGGCCACGGTGGAGCAGGAGCTGACCGAGCTGACTGCGCTCCTGCAGGCGCGCGGCGCCTAGAGGCGGGCGGCCAGCGCGGCCACACGCGCGCGCGTCGCCGCGTCGAAGCGCCGCGCGCCGCCCACCGCGCAGTTGTCCTCCATGTGCGCCGCGCGGCCCGTGGCGGGAATGCTCACCGACACGCGCGGGTCGCTCACCCCCCAGTTGAGGAGAGCCTGCGCCCAGGTGCGGAGCCCGTGCTCGGCGAGGAAACCCAGCTCCCGCGCGGCCGGCGCCCGGCGGGCGAGCGCTCCCTGGCCGAGCGGGCGCATCACGATGACGCCGACCCCTCGCTCGGCGGCGAGGGGGAGCAGGTGGCGCTCCACCTCGCGCTCGTGGGGATTGAGGGGGATCTGGATCGCGGTCACACGCCCGCTCTCGACGATGCGCGCCATCTCGTCGAAGGCGGCCGCGC
This DNA window, taken from Candidatus Methylomirabilota bacterium, encodes the following:
- a CDS encoding shikimate kinase; translated protein: MNVYLSGLIGSGKTTLGEGLAARLRRPFFDLDREMNAALGRSFHDLVREQGWLAFRELEYGIVRRFAAMDGAVCALGGGTVRYAWNRDALRGTGVLVFLEAGLATLAARVRAADRPRVNPGVSLEEDLATIWAAAEPLYRAADLTYRTDLGATVEQELTELTALLQARGA
- a CDS encoding uroporphyrinogen decarboxylase family protein, whose product is MNKIERVRAALSGGPVDRPPFTVWYHFGLQHAPAERMAQAHVDFFDAYDLDWLKLMNDYSYPMPEGVETLDHARDLERLAPLDLEKTPMAAQLKVVEQVARALSGRALVVDTLFNAWNTLRRNVVKGAIDEMMREHEVGLTRALRVVNDNLIAYARAALARGAAGIFLSVPASTEFVSREQYERYMRPFDLELLEAIRGRGSLHVLHAHGNHVFFDRMLDYPVQAISWADQDAGPTLAEARRRTDLPLMGGISHGRFAYESAGHIRGQIKRSIEDAGREKLLLAPGCALPSYAFPELIRAAHAAAAR